From the genome of Thermococcus chitonophagus, one region includes:
- a CDS encoding threonine--tRNA ligase has protein sequence MRVLLIHSDYIEYEVKDKALKNPEPIPDEMKKGRMDEVLVAFISVEKVDEKNPEEVVEKAVEEIVNVAKQVKAENLFVYPFAHLSSELAKPSVALEVLKKIEEKLKEKGYNVGRAPFGYYKAFKISCKGHPLAELSRTIVPEAAKEEEVPEALKKEETELVSYWYILTPEGELIEVDKFDFTGYENLRKFVNYEIAKNRIADREPPHVKLMLEHELVDYEPGSDPGNLRYYPKGRLIKSLLEQYVTEKVIEYGAMEVETPIMYDFEHPALEKYLNRFPARQYIVLSGDKKYFLRFAACFGQFMIKKDAIISYRNLPLRMYELTRYSFRREKRGELSGLRRLRAFTMPDMHTLAKDIEQAKDEFKKQFKLSMEVLKGVGLNPEDYEVAIRFTEDFWKEHKDFIIELVKLIGKPVLIEMWRQRFFYFILKFEFNFVDNLDKAAALSTVQIDVENAERFGITYYDENGEEKYPLILHCSPSGAIERVMYAILEKQAKLMQEGKKPMFPLWLSPIQVRVIPVSQEYLDYALYIAGKLEGAKVRVDVDDEDERLSKKIRRAEKEWIPYIVVVGAKEKETGTITVRRREDGKQYETRIEELIKEIRSKVEGFPYKPRPLPLLLSKRPKFRG, from the coding sequence GTGAGGGTTCTCCTCATACACAGCGACTACATAGAGTATGAAGTCAAGGATAAGGCCCTGAAGAACCCTGAGCCCATTCCTGATGAAATGAAAAAGGGTCGAATGGATGAAGTTCTCGTTGCCTTCATAAGTGTTGAGAAAGTGGACGAGAAAAATCCAGAAGAAGTTGTGGAGAAGGCGGTTGAGGAAATTGTAAACGTCGCAAAGCAGGTAAAGGCTGAGAACCTATTTGTTTATCCCTTCGCCCACCTGAGTAGCGAACTTGCAAAGCCTTCTGTGGCTCTAGAAGTCCTTAAGAAGATTGAAGAGAAGCTCAAAGAGAAAGGCTATAACGTCGGGAGGGCACCATTTGGCTACTACAAGGCATTTAAGATAAGCTGTAAGGGCCACCCACTGGCTGAGCTCAGCAGGACCATAGTTCCAGAGGCCGCAAAAGAAGAGGAAGTTCCAGAGGCTTTGAAGAAGGAAGAAACCGAGTTAGTGAGCTACTGGTACATCTTAACTCCAGAAGGTGAGCTTATTGAGGTCGATAAGTTCGACTTTACTGGCTATGAGAACTTGAGAAAGTTCGTAAACTATGAGATAGCGAAGAACAGAATTGCGGATAGGGAGCCTCCTCACGTTAAGTTGATGCTCGAGCACGAGCTCGTTGATTATGAGCCTGGAAGTGATCCTGGAAATTTGCGCTACTATCCAAAGGGTAGGCTGATTAAATCGCTACTCGAGCAGTACGTTACCGAGAAGGTGATAGAGTACGGGGCCATGGAAGTCGAGACTCCCATTATGTATGACTTCGAGCATCCAGCACTTGAGAAGTACCTAAACAGGTTCCCGGCGAGGCAGTACATAGTTCTCAGCGGAGATAAAAAGTACTTCCTCAGATTTGCTGCATGCTTTGGCCAGTTCATGATAAAGAAGGACGCAATAATAAGCTACCGCAACCTCCCGCTTAGAATGTACGAGCTTACTCGCTATTCATTCAGGAGGGAGAAGAGGGGCGAGCTTTCTGGGCTAAGGAGGCTTAGGGCATTTACAATGCCGGACATGCACACACTGGCCAAAGACATAGAGCAGGCCAAGGACGAGTTCAAGAAGCAGTTCAAGCTCAGCATGGAAGTTCTCAAGGGAGTTGGCCTTAACCCTGAGGATTATGAAGTAGCGATAAGGTTTACGGAGGACTTCTGGAAGGAGCACAAGGACTTCATAATTGAGCTTGTCAAGCTCATCGGAAAGCCTGTTCTAATAGAGATGTGGAGGCAGAGGTTCTTCTACTTCATACTCAAGTTCGAGTTCAACTTCGTTGACAACCTAGACAAGGCCGCAGCTTTGAGCACTGTGCAGATTGACGTTGAGAATGCGGAGAGGTTTGGAATCACATACTACGACGAGAATGGTGAGGAGAAGTACCCATTAATCCTCCACTGCTCCCCAAGTGGTGCCATTGAAAGAGTAATGTACGCAATACTGGAAAAGCAGGCAAAGCTCATGCAGGAAGGAAAGAAGCCGATGTTCCCGCTCTGGCTCAGCCCAATACAGGTCAGGGTAATTCCAGTGAGTCAGGAGTACCTCGACTATGCACTGTACATTGCGGGCAAGCTTGAAGGAGCAAAAGTAAGGGTTGATGTTGATGATGAAGATGAGAGACTCAGCAAGAAGATCAGGAGGGCAGAGAAGGAGTGGATTCCCTACATAGTCGTAGTTGGAGCAAAAGAAAAGGAGACTGGAACGATAACCGTAAGGAGAAGGGAAGATGGAAAGCAGTACGAGACTAGAATAGAGGAGCTAATCAAGGAGATAAGGTCGAAGGTCGAGGGCTTCCCTTACAAACCAAGGCCCCTGCCCCTGCTCCTCAGCAAGAGGCCGAAGTTCAGAGGGTGA
- a CDS encoding MFS transporter, whose product MKGMKSKRSRNIVMLKSREKATRKIKHGRWFYSFIPFKVFTGGMSQLIPILAIQEGGTPVDLGYLGSAGSLASMIGGVFWGRISDKVGRRKIFLISGFIGSSILGIALAFMTSIKGLILLTFLYTFFVAATIPIPVSLISREFNKPKIGEATGKFNEIGGWGWVAGLLLGLILIATIPIRSIPIVLGLIGMFSVIIAAKNIREGPIYIRRVSPSTFFYLPRRISIPRISTLRGDLMPLFLSSTLLWAGSMLLLTQFPMLAKEKGFDGKFLYVLGLASSTISATTYLKVGRSLRKDGTYDFILGQGVRLLGLLVLILSLALTGYAFLGVAVLGYMLLGYSWSLISVSSATIISNRSPEKNRGRIAGAYNFVSSGGAIAGNIVSGYLASTIGIPGDFTAGVALAGLSLLPMIKMIKAEGHPLNFGLLLRSRGRGLGL is encoded by the coding sequence ATGAAGGGTATGAAAAGTAAGAGAAGTAGAAATATCGTGATGCTGAAATCAAGGGAGAAAGCTACAAGAAAGATCAAGCATGGTAGGTGGTTCTATTCTTTCATTCCGTTCAAAGTGTTCACAGGAGGCATGTCCCAGCTGATCCCAATCTTAGCTATCCAAGAAGGGGGAACTCCAGTTGATCTCGGATATTTGGGAAGCGCCGGTAGCCTTGCTTCAATGATAGGAGGAGTATTTTGGGGCAGAATAAGCGATAAAGTGGGAAGAAGGAAGATATTCCTAATCTCAGGATTCATCGGTAGCTCTATATTGGGTATAGCACTTGCCTTTATGACCTCAATAAAGGGCCTAATACTGCTTACCTTCCTTTACACATTCTTCGTTGCGGCAACTATTCCAATCCCAGTCTCTCTAATCTCAAGGGAGTTCAACAAGCCCAAGATTGGGGAAGCCACAGGAAAGTTTAATGAAATAGGAGGATGGGGTTGGGTTGCAGGGCTGCTGCTGGGTCTAATACTTATAGCCACGATCCCTATAAGATCTATTCCAATAGTCCTGGGCCTAATTGGGATGTTCTCAGTGATAATTGCCGCAAAGAACATTAGGGAAGGCCCGATATACATCAGAAGAGTGTCTCCCTCAACCTTCTTCTACCTCCCGCGCAGGATTTCCATCCCCAGGATCTCAACGCTAAGGGGAGATTTAATGCCCCTCTTCCTATCTTCAACCCTGCTCTGGGCCGGTTCAATGCTCCTCTTAACACAGTTCCCAATGCTGGCCAAGGAGAAAGGATTCGATGGAAAGTTCCTCTACGTTTTAGGTCTGGCGAGCTCGACAATTTCTGCGACGACGTACTTAAAGGTTGGCAGATCCCTTAGGAAGGATGGAACTTACGACTTCATCTTGGGCCAGGGCGTGAGGTTGCTGGGGCTCTTAGTCCTAATACTCTCCCTAGCACTCACAGGATACGCCTTCCTTGGGGTGGCAGTACTCGGATACATGCTCCTCGGCTACAGCTGGTCCCTGATTAGTGTTTCATCCGCAACGATAATATCAAACAGAAGTCCAGAAAAGAACAGGGGAAGAATAGCGGGAGCATACAACTTTGTCTCCTCGGGAGGAGCTATAGCCGGAAACATTGTAAGCGGATACCTGGCTAGTACAATTGGCATTCCTGGAGACTTTACTGCTGGAGTTGCATTGGCGGGACTCTCACTTCTTCCAATGATAAAAATGATAAAAGCGGAGGGTCACCCTCTGAACTTCGGCCTCTTGCTGAGGAGCAGGGGCAGGGGCCTTGGTTTGTAA
- a CDS encoding KH domain-containing protein, translating to MKAPICEVCLKTDDILCPADEKKLEQGIITELDVKISRMLYKLLGDADVEFKKAVEAGDLIVLIVGEGDVPLVIGKGGKNIKFLMRELGKRVRVIEGRDIKGTDDVKKLAMDLLYPAGVFGVNIVYKPGGEQYYKVLVFSRDRNKLPEKAEILESILSQITGVETRISFI from the coding sequence ATGAAGGCGCCAATCTGTGAGGTTTGTCTCAAAACAGACGATATTCTTTGTCCCGCTGATGAAAAGAAGCTAGAACAGGGCATTATAACCGAGCTTGACGTTAAAATATCACGCATGCTTTACAAGTTGCTTGGAGATGCCGATGTAGAGTTCAAGAAGGCAGTTGAGGCAGGAGATCTAATAGTCCTAATAGTTGGAGAAGGGGACGTTCCACTTGTTATTGGAAAAGGTGGCAAGAATATAAAGTTCCTCATGAGAGAATTAGGCAAGAGAGTTAGAGTAATCGAAGGTAGAGACATAAAGGGAACCGATGACGTTAAGAAGCTCGCAATGGATCTTCTATATCCAGCAGGAGTATTTGGTGTAAATATCGTTTACAAGCCTGGAGGGGAGCAGTACTACAAAGTTTTGGTATTTAGCAGAGACAGAAACAAGCTCCCGGAGAAAGCTGAAATATTAGAAAGCATTTTAAGCCAGATTACAGGCGTAGAAACAAGGATCTCCTTTATTTAA